The following are encoded together in the Poseidonibacter lekithochrous genome:
- a CDS encoding 2-oxoacid:acceptor oxidoreductase family protein — MAKTLMRFTGVGGQGVLLAGSIFAAAKINNGGYGLKTATYTSQVRGGATVVDITLQDEEILYPYANDGEIDFMLSVAQVSYNQFKHGVREGATIVVEPNLVTPTEEDKKRWNIIEIPIITIAKEEVGNVITQSVLALAMANYFTGETVANEVLRETMLSKVPAKVHELNNKAFDLGLKYAAEAQAAKNA; from the coding sequence ATGGCTAAAACATTAATGAGATTCACAGGTGTTGGTGGACAAGGTGTTCTTCTAGCAGGTTCTATTTTTGCAGCAGCAAAGATTAACAATGGTGGTTACGGTTTAAAAACTGCAACATATACATCTCAAGTAAGAGGTGGAGCAACTGTTGTTGATATTACATTACAAGATGAAGAAATCTTATACCCTTATGCAAATGATGGTGAAATTGATTTCATGTTATCTGTTGCTCAAGTTTCTTATAATCAATTCAAACATGGTGTAAGAGAAGGTGCAACTATTGTAGTTGAGCCTAACTTAGTTACTCCAACTGAAGAAGATAAAAAAAGATGGAATATCATTGAGATTCCAATTATTACTATTGCAAAAGAAGAAGTAGGAAATGTTATTACTCAATCAGTACTAGCACTTGCTATGGCTAACTACTTTACTGGTGAAACAGTAGCAAATGAAGTACTTAGAGAAACAATGCTTTCTAAAGTACCTGCAAAAGTACATGAACTAAATAATAAAGCTTTTGACTTAGGTCTTAAGTATGCAGCTGAAGCACAAGCGGCTAAAAACGCATAA
- a CDS encoding 3'-5' exonuclease, with translation MKFKKRIIPKAKPKLINLIDKLVLAPINYDLFLNMLDESSDTFFDNPELEFELLLSNGLPLEFDDENNVYLKTTKNSIEEQTFCIVDIETNGSSVKKGFQVIEVGAVKYRNGEIIDKFESLVYAKEIPEYIQEVTNITPLMLEDAPIAETVLKEFKLFLGDDVFIAHNIKFDYEFISDSFEKYNLGKLENRRLCTIDLARRTIESEKYGLRALKETLEIEVDNHHRAYYDALATTYILEKSFSNLDRKKVKTVEDLIKFAKSSKVKDIKKVKEKKEIEPKKEK, from the coding sequence ATGAAATTTAAAAAAAGAATAATTCCTAAAGCTAAACCAAAACTTATTAATTTAATTGATAAGTTAGTACTTGCACCTATTAACTATGATTTATTTTTAAATATGTTAGATGAATCAAGTGATACATTTTTTGATAATCCAGAGTTAGAGTTTGAATTATTGCTTTCTAATGGTTTACCATTAGAGTTTGATGATGAAAATAATGTATATTTAAAAACAACAAAAAATAGTATAGAAGAACAAACTTTTTGTATTGTAGATATTGAAACAAATGGCTCTTCAGTTAAAAAAGGTTTTCAAGTTATTGAAGTTGGTGCTGTAAAATACAGAAACGGTGAAATAATTGACAAGTTTGAATCTTTGGTATATGCAAAAGAAATACCTGAATATATTCAAGAAGTTACAAATATAACTCCTTTAATGTTAGAAGATGCTCCAATTGCTGAAACAGTATTAAAAGAGTTTAAACTTTTTTTAGGTGATGATGTATTTATTGCACATAATATCAAGTTTGATTATGAGTTTATATCAGATTCATTTGAAAAATATAATTTAGGAAAATTAGAAAATAGAAGACTTTGTACAATTGATTTAGCAAGACGTACAATAGAGTCAGAAAAGTATGGACTTAGAGCTTTAAAGGAAACTTTAGAGATAGAGGTTGATAATCATCATAGAGCTTATTATGATGCCTTAGCAACTACGTATATTTTAGAAAAATCTTTTTCTAATTTAGATAGAAAAAAAGTTAAAACAGTAGAAGATTTAATTAAGTTTGCTAAGAGTTCAAAAGTTAAAGATATTAAAAAAGTAAAAGAAAAAAAAGAAATAGAACCTAAAAAGGAAAAATAA
- a CDS encoding 2-oxoglutarate synthase subunit alpha, with the protein MARELISTGNELAAKAALDSDLEFFGGYPITPSSEVMHVLSTALPARGHACIQMEDEISGICTALGAAMSGKRALTATSGPGISLKAENLGVGYISEIPLVVINVMRGGPSTGLPTRVAQGDLLQAKNPTHGDVKSITLVPGNLNECYTEVARAFNLADRFMQPVFVLLDETIGHMSGKATIPDLETVQAEKISRKKFEGDKKDYKPYDCEDDQPAVLNPMFEGYRYHFTGLHHGPTGHPTEDADTCDALMKRLFNKVDAHMDELELNEEYMLEDADIMIIAYGSVSLGVTEAINRMRKEGIKVGMFRPKTIWPSPANRINELMKKFDKVLVTELNMGQFADEVQRVSGRSDFDTLFKVNGRPLSPLEIIEKVKGM; encoded by the coding sequence ATGGCAAGAGAATTAATATCAACAGGTAATGAATTAGCAGCAAAAGCTGCATTAGACTCTGATCTTGAGTTTTTTGGTGGATATCCTATTACTCCTTCAAGTGAAGTAATGCATGTATTATCAACAGCATTACCAGCTAGAGGACACGCATGTATCCAAATGGAAGATGAAATTTCAGGAATCTGTACAGCACTTGGTGCTGCTATGTCTGGAAAAAGAGCATTAACAGCGACTTCAGGTCCTGGTATATCTTTAAAAGCTGAAAACTTAGGTGTTGGATATATTTCAGAGATTCCATTAGTTGTTATCAATGTAATGAGAGGTGGTCCATCAACTGGTTTACCTACAAGAGTTGCTCAAGGTGACTTATTACAAGCGAAAAACCCAACTCACGGTGATGTTAAATCAATCACTTTAGTTCCAGGTAACTTAAATGAATGTTATACTGAAGTAGCTAGAGCATTTAACTTAGCTGATAGATTTATGCAACCAGTATTCGTATTATTAGACGAAACTATTGGTCACATGAGTGGAAAAGCAACTATTCCTGATTTAGAGACTGTTCAAGCTGAAAAAATTTCTAGAAAGAAATTTGAAGGTGATAAAAAAGATTACAAACCTTACGATTGCGAAGATGATCAACCTGCTGTATTAAATCCAATGTTTGAAGGGTATAGATACCACTTCACTGGTTTACATCATGGACCAACAGGTCACCCAACTGAAGATGCAGATACTTGTGATGCTTTAATGAAAAGATTATTCAATAAAGTTGATGCACATATGGATGAATTAGAATTAAATGAAGAATATATGTTAGAAGATGCTGACATTATGATTATTGCTTATGGTTCTGTTTCATTAGGTGTAACTGAAGCTATTAATAGAATGAGAAAAGAAGGTATCAAAGTTGGTATGTTCAGACCTAAAACTATTTGGCCATCGCCTGCAAATAGAATTAACGAATTAATGAAAAAATTTGACAAAGTACTTGTTACTGAGTTAAATATGGGTCAATTTGCTGATGAAGTACAAAGAGTTTCTGGAAGATCAGACTTCGATACTTTATTCAAAGTAAACGGTAGACCATTATCTCCATTAGAGATTATTGAAAAAGTGAAAGGAATGTAA
- a CDS encoding HD domain-containing protein yields MFSQDVYLKALTYAAKAHGEQKTPTDLPYVTHIVSVAMEVLHACEKSSLDEEKANLAISCALLHDTIEDTDITYDDLYVDFSDEVANGVEALTKDKTLGTKQAQMQDSIEKLMNQPYEVQMVKLADRITNLSTPPKHWDNDKKKAYLKEASFILSCLKNSNIYLSQRLEERMENYKSYIN; encoded by the coding sequence ATGTTTTCACAAGATGTATATTTAAAAGCATTAACTTATGCGGCAAAAGCTCATGGTGAACAAAAAACACCAACTGATTTACCTTATGTCACTCATATAGTTAGCGTAGCAATGGAAGTATTACATGCTTGTGAAAAGTCTAGTTTAGATGAAGAGAAAGCTAATTTAGCTATTTCTTGTGCTTTATTACATGATACTATTGAAGATACAGATATAACTTATGATGATTTGTATGTAGATTTTTCTGATGAGGTTGCCAATGGAGTTGAAGCTCTTACTAAAGATAAAACTTTAGGTACTAAACAAGCTCAAATGCAAGATAGTATTGAAAAACTAATGAATCAACCTTACGAGGTTCAAATGGTTAAACTAGCTGATAGAATTACTAATCTATCAACTCCACCAAAACATTGGGATAATGATAAAAAGAAAGCTTATTTAAAAGAAGCTAGTTTTATTTTATCTTGTTTAAAAAATTCGAATATTTATTTATCTCAAAGATTAGAAGAAAGAATGGAAAATTATAAGAGTTATATTAATTGA
- a CDS encoding 2-oxoglutarate ferredoxin oxidoreductase subunit beta codes for MAFNYDEYLRTDKMPTLWCWGCGDGVILKSVIRAIEKTGWNMDDVCVVSGIGCSGRFSSYINCNTVHTTHGRTLAYATGIKLANPEKKVIVVGGDGDGLAIGGNHTIHASRRNIDLTYIIINNFIYGLTNSQTSPTTPQGMWTVTMSKGNIDPTFDACKLVEAAGASFVARETMLDPKKLERVLVKAFDHVGFSFVEVFSNCHVNLGRKNKMATAMANLEWIKSISIGKAKFDKLEAEEKTGLFPTGILKHDKDAQEYCLAYDKVKEANRTNTMVQF; via the coding sequence ATGGCATTTAATTATGATGAATATTTAAGAACTGATAAAATGCCAACACTATGGTGTTGGGGATGTGGTGACGGAGTTATTTTAAAATCTGTAATTAGAGCTATTGAAAAAACTGGTTGGAACATGGACGATGTTTGTGTTGTTTCTGGTATTGGTTGTTCAGGAAGATTTTCTTCTTACATCAACTGTAATACAGTTCACACTACTCATGGTAGAACATTAGCTTATGCTACTGGTATTAAGTTAGCAAATCCAGAGAAAAAAGTAATCGTTGTTGGTGGAGATGGTGATGGTCTTGCAATTGGTGGTAACCATACAATTCACGCATCAAGAAGAAATATTGATTTAACTTATATTATTATCAATAACTTCATCTATGGATTAACTAACTCACAAACTTCTCCAACTACTCCTCAAGGTATGTGGACAGTTACAATGAGTAAAGGTAATATTGATCCTACTTTCGATGCTTGTAAATTAGTTGAAGCAGCTGGAGCATCATTTGTTGCAAGAGAAACTATGCTTGATCCTAAAAAACTTGAAAGAGTACTTGTAAAAGCATTCGATCACGTTGGATTCTCATTCGTAGAAGTATTCTCAAACTGTCACGTTAACTTAGGTAGAAAAAACAAAATGGCAACAGCTATGGCTAACTTAGAATGGATTAAATCTATCTCTATTGGTAAAGCTAAGTTTGATAAACTTGAAGCAGAAGAGAAAACTGGATTATTCCCTACTGGTATCTTAAAACATGACAAAGATGCTCAAGAGTATTGTTTAGCTTATGACAAAGTTAAAGAAGCTAACAGAACAAATACTATGGTTCAATTTTAA